A genome region from Perca fluviatilis chromosome 20, GENO_Pfluv_1.0, whole genome shotgun sequence includes the following:
- the slc2a2 gene encoding solute carrier family 2, facilitated glucose transporter member 2, translating to MESGKQLTGTLALAVFTAALGSLQYGYSLGVINAPQKVIEKHYGRSLGVWSERVAALSENSTDKEKFSEAGHHPDVIKYWSLSVAIFSIGGMLSSFLVGFVGDLRGRVKGMLMVNVLAVAAGLLMGLCKMWKPHIMVISGRAVMGFYCGLTSGLVPMYIGEIAPKAYRGALGTLHQLAIVLGILISQVIGLDFVFGNDDMWPILLGLSGAPAVLQSLLLPLCPESPRYLYIILGKDQEARKSLYRLKGAYDATFDLEEMRKEKEEADREPRVSILSLIRSSVYRQQLVVALMMHLSQQFSGINAIFYYSTDIFTRAGVGQPVYATIGVGVINTIFTLVSVALVDKAGRRTLTLVGLGGMCCCAVAMTVGLTLQDTYSWMSYVSMTAIFLFVSFFEIGPGPIPWFIVAELFSQGPRPAAIALAGCCNWTSNFIIGMTFPYIQTWLDSYVFILFAVLLLGFTVFIYFRVPETKGKSFKEIAAVFQKGRKKSTQSPKDATELQQLKTATDA from the exons ATGGAGTCAGGAAAG CAGCTAACAGGTACATTGGCCCTGGCTGTGTTCACAGCAGCTCTGGGGTCCCTGCAGTATGGCTACAGTCTTGGAGTCATCAACGCACCCCAGAAG GTTATTGAAAAGCATTATGGCCGGTCCCTGGGGGTGTGGTCAGAAAGGGTGGCTGCCCTGTCAGAAAACAGCACAGACAAAGAAAAGTTCTCAGAGGCGGGACACCACCCTGACGTGATCAAGTATTGGTCATTGTCTGTGGCCATCTTCTCCATTGGTGGCATGTTATCCTCCTTCCTGGTGGGATTTGTGGGAGACCTGAGAGGGAG GGTGAAGGGCATGTTAATGGTCAATGTTCTGGCTGTAGCTGCCGGACTGCTGATGGGTCTTTGCAAGATGTGGAAACCTCACATCATGGTCATCTCCGGCCGCGCTGTTATGGGCTTTTACTGTG ggttGACATCTGGGCTAGTGCCTATGTACATTGGAGAGATCGCACCCAAAGCTTACAGAGGGGCTCTGGGAACATTACACCAGCTGGCTATTGTTCTAGGCATCCTAATCAGCCAG GTAATAGGCTTGGACTTTGTGTTTGGTAATGATGATATGTGGCCCATATTGCTTGGTCTGTCTGGAGCTCCAGCAGTTTTGCAATCCCTCTTGCTGCCTCTATGCCCTGAGAGCCCCCGGTACCTTTACATTATATTGGGCAAGGACCAAGAGGCTAGAAAAA GTCTGTATCGTCTAAAGGGGGCGTATGATGCTACTTTTGATCTGGAAGAGATGaggaaggagaaagaggaggcagACAGGGAGCCCAGAGTGTCAATCCTTTCTTTG ATCCGCTCCTCCGTGTACAGACAGCAGCTGGTTGTTGCCCTCATGATGCACCTCTCCCAACAGTTTTCTGGCATCAATGCG ATCTTTTATTACTCTACGGATATCTTCACTCGGGCTGGTGTCGGTCAGCCAGTCTACGCCACTATAGGAGTCGGGGTCATCAACACTATCTTCACTCTGGTGTCT GTTGCACTGGTGGACAAGGCTGGCAGACGCACCCTGACTCTGGTTGGTCTGGGAGGGATGTGCTGCTGTGCAGTTGCCATGACAGTGGGCCTCACATTGCAG GATACATACTCATGGATGAGCTACGTCAGCATGACAGCCATATTCCTCTTTGTGAgtttctttgaaattggtcctgGTCCCATTCCATGGTTCATAGTTGCCGAACTGTTCAGTCAGGGACCTCGGCCTGCGGCCATCGCTCTGGCTGGCTGCTGCAACTGGACCAGCAACTTCATCATAGGCATGACTTTTCCATATATACAG actTGGTTGGATTCTTATGTTTTCATCCTGTTTGCTGTGCTGCTTCTCGGTTTCAccgtgtttatttattttcgtGTCCCTGAGACCAAGGGCAAAAGCTTTAAGGAGATTGCTGCTGTCTTCCAAAAGGGCCGCAAAAAGTCCACACAAAGCCCCAAAGATGCTACTGAACTGCAGCAGCTCAAAACAGCCACAGATGCTTGA
- the LOC120548777 gene encoding eukaryotic translation initiation factor 5A-1-like, whose product MTDVDFQSGDSGASSTYPQQCSALRKNGYVMIKERPCKIVEMSTSKTGKHGHAKVHLVGIDVFTQKKLEDICPSTHNMDVPNVTRKDYQVIDVSEGYLSLMDDGGNTREDLKLPDNELGKEIEKRFDNGETFMVSVLKALDEEMVVGTKVVS is encoded by the exons ATGACGGATGTCGATTTCCAAAGTGGGGATTCCGGGGCCTCTTCAACATACCCACAGCAGTGCTCTGCATTGAGAAAGAATGGCTATGTCATGATTAAAGAGCGTCCCTGTAAGATCGTTGAAATGAGTACCTCCAAGACTGGCAAGCATGGACATGCAAAG gTTCACCTTGTAGGAATTGATGTCTTTACACAGAAGAAGTTAGAAGATATCTGCCCATCTACCCATAACATGGATGTCCCAAATGTTACAAGAAAAGATTACCAG GTAATAGACGTCTCCGAAGGATACTTGTCCCTGATGGATGATGGTGGAAATACCAGAGAGGACCTTAAACTGCCAGATAATGAGCTGGGCAAAGAAATCGAAAAGAGGTTCGATAATGGTGAAACTTTTATG GTCTCTGTGCTGAAAGCCTTAGATGAAGAAATGGTAGTTGGCACCAAGGTTGTGTCCTAA